In the genome of Pontibacter actiniarum, the window TACGGTTAGCCAGGCATTCATGCCGTCGTCCAGCTTTACAGGCTCCTGCAGCAACAGCCACGCCTCTGCTACATACTTTTTCATGTCGAGGCGGCTCTGCAGCTCCTTGTCCAGCTGCTTGGTCAGGTTGCTCATCTGGCTACGCAGGGCCGGCTCCACAAAGCGGGCGAGCCCGATCTTCAGCGGCCCCAGCTCCAGCACAGGTTTGGTATTGCCCCACTCAAAGTCGCCGGAGGTAACGGTGTTAATGCGGTAATCCTCCGTCAGGCCAACCTTGCTTACGGTTTTGATCACCATGTCGAAGCTGGTGTCTTCTGACTTGTCTACTGCCGGGCAGAATTTGCACGGGTCCCACTTCCAGCGGCCTTTGGCATAAATGTGCAGCGGCAGCGTAAAGTAGATCTTGTCTTTCTCGGCGCGGATGCTCATGCGCCCCTTCTTGGTAACGGTTACGGCAACGTTGTCGTCGTTGAGGTTGGTGTCTTTGTAGAGCACGCCGGCCAGCTCCTGGTTCAGCTTGTCTTCCATAGCGGCAATGGAAACGGAAACAGGCACCGAGATGGAAGAAAGCTGGGGCTTGTAGGCCGGCACTGCCGAGGCCGTGGAGGCAGGGGCTGCCGTATTTAACTTAGTGGTACTGGAACAGCCCGGCATGGCCATGCCTAAGGCTACTGTCAGCAGCAGCGAAAGCAGTTGAATCGTAATTTTTCTATACACGTGTTTAGCTGATTAAAAAAGCGGCGCAAGTTAGCACAGGTTTTCCACAACAGCTATAGCCCGTGAGGCGTTCCGTAAAAATTTGTGGCTGAGCTATTTCAGGCGCAGCAGCAGCTCCCGGATACCGTCTTCCGTAGAAACAATGCCACAGTCCACCAGCGTAGCGCTGCGGTAGATGGCAAAGAAAGGCGTACCGGTCATTCTGACCTCCTTGCTGGAGACAGGGTTTTCTGTGGCACTCATCCGCACAAACGTAATATCGCTGTAGGCAGGGTCGGCGGAGAGTTGGGCAAAGGTCGGTGCAAGGGCTTTGCAGACGGGGCACGTATCGTCCACAAACTTTACAATCACTCTCTCCTTCTCAAATATCAGTCTTCTCAGTTCTTCGTCGTTCGATTCGGTAATAGTCATAGTTGGTTTTGTTCTCAGCACCTCTTTTACACAGGTATAGACGTTGTTAAGCGCCGATTAGTTTTTGGGTAGGTGCGGCGGCAAGGGGGCAGCACACGCGCCTAGGAGCGCTGCAGCTCCCATTTTTTATACCTCACCTCCACCTGGTGCAGGGCCTGCGCCAGCTCTTTGTCGCTCCCGAACTGCAGCTGCTCCAGCACCCGGCACTCCACCTGCACCTCTACCCGGGGCGCAGCAAAAGGCCAGGGTGTTACGGTTATCCCGCCCTGCTGCTGTTGCTGCAGAAAGTAGGGCTTACCGTCCGGGCCAGTGGTTATTTCCAGCCTGCGTTCATCGGCGGGCAGCTCGTTGCGGCAAAGTATAAGCGAGAAGCGGTCGCACCATTGCATAACGGCATAGGCCTGCTGCGCCTCTTTTTGGGAGAGGCGCAGACTTTTACGGCAGCCTTGCTGCAGCGCTAGCTGCTCGTCCAGAAAGGCGTCGGTGGCTTTGCCCTCACCACGGCGGCTCTCGTAGAGGTAGCTCATGTGCATGGAGGTAAGCAGGGCTACCCAGCGGCTCTGGAAGCGCACATCGTGCATCAGCGCCCTTGCCTGCTCCAGCGTGTTGGGCTGCAGCGTGAAATCGGCAGGGGCACCGGCTGGCGTGAGGCCATCCTTGCCCCGCCAGGTGCGCTGGCGGTTATCGTGGTTGGCAATGGCGATCAGCGTTTCGGCCCAGTGCCGGCAGTGCAGCTCCGGCTTCAGGTGAAACGCCAGCTGTGCGGCCAGTACGCCATGCGCCTGCTGGTAAATTACCTCCCAGCCTTCAGGTATCGGGTTTACAATCATCGTTTACAGGTTGCTGCAAGTATAAACTGTACTGCTGCCGGAAGGTTAGGCAGAAAAAAGGCCCCGCAGCAAGTAGTATGCTGCGGGGCCTTCTGAAAAAAGGTCTGCTTTGCTTAGAACACGAAGCCTACACGCACGCCGCCGTTCACGAACTGGGAGAAATCCACCCCGTGAAAGCCTTCCACAGTAGTGTTGTTGCCGAAATCAGTATCAACCTCAACCTCAGCATCTTTTCTGTAGCGCAGGCCTACCCCTACCTCAACGCCAGCATAGAAATTACGGGCGAAGTAAAAGTCAGTTCCAGCCACTGCATTCAGGCCAACGCTGAAATAGGCTCTGTCGCTTCCGTTTGTTCCGGTTGCTCCTTTTACCTCTACGTTCTCGTTTTCGTAGCGGGCGCCGGTAAAGCGGATAGGAAGTTCAGCGCCAATGTAAGGAGAGAGCCTGTCTGTGCCGGCAAAGTGCTTCTCGATGCCCGGAGCCAGGGCAATCCCTGAGGTGCGGTAGTGGGCATCGTCGTCTAGCTTTCTGTAGTCGTAGTTTATGCCGACGCTTAAACGAAGGGCTGTCGCATCGCTCATGAAGTAGCGGCCGCGAAGCAGGCCGTTGTTCAGGCTGATGTCTCCGAAATCGTTAAAAAGAACTTCGGTAGTGATGTTGCCGGCAGTTGGCTTGTAAGTGCCACCGCCGTTTTGGGCCTGTGCTGTGATGGCAAACACCATCAGGGTTGCCAGCGCAATTAAGTTACGCATCATAATGTTATAAGTATGTTTGATAGTAATGATGGCGCAAATATAGATGGTATAGTATATAGTAAATGCAATTGCACACGCCTGCCCGATGTCTGAATATTGATTGCCAATACAACCGGTTTACAGCTAAAGGCTTAGAGCGTTTATTTTTTTCGCGGCACCATGCTGCAAGTATAGAAACAGGAGAGGCCGGTGCGTTAACACCGGCCTCTCCTGTTTCTATACTTGTGTAGCTGGGTTTAAACCGCCTGCTCCTGCTTCATCTTTCTCAGGTTCAGCAGCATGTCCTCCGTCATGGCATCCAAATTATAGTTCGGGCTCCAGCCCCAGTCCTGCTGCGCGGCGCTATCGTCTATGCTCTGTGGCCAGGAGTTCGCAATCTGCTGGCGCGAGTCCGGCTTGTACACGATCTCGAAGTCAGAGATGTGCTTTCTGATAGCGGCAGCCACTTCCTTCGGCGAGAAGCTCATGGCGCTCAGGTTGTAGGAGTCGCGTACTTTTATCTGCTCTGCCGGCGCGTGCATCAGGTCCAGGGTAGCTTTTAAAGCGTCTGGCATGTACATCATCGGCAGGTATGTGTCTTCGCTCAGGAAGCACTCAAAGGCCTCCCCTTCCAGGGCTTTGTGGTAGATATCTACCGCGTAGTCCGTCGTGCCGCCGCCTGGCAGGGCTTTATAGCCGATCAGGCCCGGGTAGCGAAGGCTGCGCACATCCAGGCCATACTTCTGGAAGTAGTACTCACACCAGCGCTCACCAGCCTGCTTGCTGATGCCATACACCGTGTTGGGGTCCATGATGGTTTGCTGCGGCGTGTTCTGGCGTGGGGTGCTCGGGCCAAAGCAGGCGATAGAGCTCGGCCAGTACACTCTGCCTGTTTTTTGCTCCAGAG includes:
- a CDS encoding thioredoxin family protein; amino-acid sequence: MTITESNDEELRRLIFEKERVIVKFVDDTCPVCKALAPTFAQLSADPAYSDITFVRMSATENPVSSKEVRMTGTPFFAIYRSATLVDCGIVSTEDGIRELLLRLK
- a CDS encoding DUF3891 family protein, with product MIVNPIPEGWEVIYQQAHGVLAAQLAFHLKPELHCRHWAETLIAIANHDNRQRTWRGKDGLTPAGAPADFTLQPNTLEQARALMHDVRFQSRWVALLTSMHMSYLYESRRGEGKATDAFLDEQLALQQGCRKSLRLSQKEAQQAYAVMQWCDRFSLILCRNELPADERRLEITTGPDGKPYFLQQQQQGGITVTPWPFAAPRVEVQVECRVLEQLQFGSDKELAQALHQVEVRYKKWELQRS
- a CDS encoding OmpA family protein; translated protein: MGNQYSDIGQACAIAFTIYYTIYICAIITIKHTYNIMMRNLIALATLMVFAITAQAQNGGGTYKPTAGNITTEVLFNDFGDISLNNGLLRGRYFMSDATALRLSVGINYDYRKLDDDAHYRTSGIALAPGIEKHFAGTDRLSPYIGAELPIRFTGARYENENVEVKGATGTNGSDRAYFSVGLNAVAGTDFYFARNFYAGVEVGVGLRYRKDAEVEVDTDFGNNTTVEGFHGVDFSQFVNGGVRVGFVF
- a CDS encoding NAD-dependent epimerase/dehydratase family protein encodes the protein MANTSDTVLVIGACGQLGSELTMELRQMYGEANVVAADIAPPKQAELRESGPFEKVDVLDTKVLAELASKYKFKQIYHLAAVLSATGEKNPKFAWKLNMDGLFNVLDLALEQKTGRVYWPSSIACFGPSTPRQNTPQQTIMDPNTVYGISKQAGERWCEYYFQKYGLDVRSLRYPGLIGYKALPGGGTTDYAVDIYHKALEGEAFECFLSEDTYLPMMYMPDALKATLDLMHAPAEQIKVRDSYNLSAMSFSPKEVAAAIRKHISDFEIVYKPDSRQQIANSWPQSIDDSAAQQDWGWSPNYNLDAMTEDMLLNLRKMKQEQAV